One window of the Colletotrichum destructivum chromosome 6, complete sequence genome contains the following:
- a CDS encoding Putative tannase/feruloyl esterase, alpha/Beta hydrolase: MVWDLLPADWNPSAWAGQWFLQTPLDAAATTKCSPAGLSLPDITGVRILSIEASEQRNYTYIPGPFAAGLPGPPTPIPGLDFCNVTVTYTHPGWHDTVNVNTLLPAAERWNGRFAGIGGGNLATGGGMVAEFLMMPIMASGFATATTDGGHSTDVLGPEANDPSWALSSPGNVNWPLLVDFASVSLHDTATIGKAVAEAFYGSAPAYSYFHGGSTGGRQGHMLAQRYPQDYDGIIALFPAVNWVRFFFAAFWPKFVMDQLRTYPRPCEFEAITAAVVAACDGRDGVEDGILSRIDLCDDFDPHDVVGKAVDCDGVQTTVSSAAADVIQATWDGPRSATGEFQWYGFGKGTDLTQPLTGPIQVRCDGGESCGAEQLAVWARYWVKKDPSFDIGAISHEEWDDLVHASVNEFDSVIGTSDPDLSAFKRRGGKMVNWHGTVDAAIPLNGSTDYYDRVLARDPEAQDYCRFFVAPGAGHCFNCGPSPPPTLDYIIDWVEKGVAPDTLRASGKNGHGVQVERDLCMYPKVQHYAGGDPTVASSFICV; encoded by the coding sequence ATGGTTTGGGACCTGCTTCCCGCCGACTGGAAcccctcggcctgggcgggcCAGTGGTTCCTCCAGACGCCTctggacgccgccgcaaccACCAAATGCAGCCCGGCCGGACTGTCTCTCCCCGACATCACCGGGGTGCGCATCCTCTCGATCGAGGCCTCTGAGCAGCGCAACTACACGTACATCCCCGGccccttcgccgccggcctgccgGGCCCTCCTACGCCGATCCCCGGCCTCGACTTCTGcaacgtcaccgtcaccTACACACACCCGGGCTGGCACGACaccgtcaacgtcaacacGCTGCTGCCCGCCGCGGAACGCTGGAACGGGCGGTTCgcgggcatcggcggcggcaacctcgCCACCGGGGGAGGCATGGTGGCCGAGTTCCTCATGATGCCCATCATGGCGTCCGGCttcgccaccgccaccaccgacggCGGGCACTCGaccgacgtcctcggccccgAGGCCAACGACCCGTCCTGGGCCCTGTCCAGCCCCGGCAACGTCAACTGGCCCCTGCTCGTCGACTTCGCCTCCGTCTCGCTGCACGACACGGCCACCatcggcaaggccgtcgccgaggccttcTACGGCTCCGCCCCGGCCTACTCCTACTTCCACGGCGGCTCCACCGGCGGCAGGCAGGGCCACATGCTCGCGCAGCGGTACCCGCAGGACTacgacggcatcatcgccctcttccccGCCGTGAACTGGGTCCGGTTCTTCTTCGCGGCCTTCTGGCCCAAGTTCGTCATGGACCAGCTGCGCACCTACCCGCGGCCCTGCGAGTTCGAGGCCAtcacggccgccgtcgtcgccgcgtgcgacggccgcgacggcgtcgaggacggtATCCTCTCCCGAATAGACCTCTGCGACGACTTCGACCcccacgacgtcgtcggcaaggccgtcgactGCGACGGCGTCCAGACCACGGTGTCGTCCGCGGCCGCGGACGTGATCCAGGCGACGTGGGACGGGCCACGAAGCGCCACGGGCGAGTTCCAGTGGTACGGGTTCGGCAAGGGCACCGACCTGACGCAGCCCCTCACGGGGCCGATCCAGGTCCGGTGCGACGGCGGAGAGTCGTGcggcgccgagcagctcgccgtcTGGGCCCGGTACTGGGTCAAGAAGGACCCCTCGTTCGACATTGGCGCGATCTCGCACGAGGAGTGGGACGACCTCGTGCACGCCTCCGTCAACGAGTTCGACTCCGTCATCGGGACCTCGGACCCGGACCTGTCCGCCTTCAAGAGGAGGGGCGGCAAGATGGTCAACTGGCACGGCACCGTGGACGCGGCAATCCCCTTGAACGGGAGCACGGACTACTACGACCGTGTCCTGGCCCGCGACCCGGAGGCCCAGGACTACTGTCGTTTCTTCGTCgcgcccggcgccggccactGCTTCAACTGCGgcccgagcccgccgccgacgctggACTACATCATCGACTgggtcgagaagggcgtggCCCCCGACACCCTGCGGGCGTCGGGGAAAAACGGGCATGGTGTCCAGGTGGAGAGAGACCTATGCATGTATCCCAAGGTCCAGCACTATGCGGGAGGGGATCCGACGGTTGCCTCGTCTTTCATTTGCGTCTAG
- a CDS encoding Putative potassium transporter, with the protein MEASTTNLPPNSPAPATGAAASKITIEEKLERHKSGSTIDEWEIPRHRPDVGSSSGVGVAGGVYSSRDLNRVPSNRRLSRAVTRDSAADVDESGDDWRRDDGRKKQVFKGTTLMWLAYQSIGVIYGDIGTSPLYVFSSTFTDLPTKNDLTQVLSLIIWSLTLMVTIKYVFIVLHADNEGEGGTFSCYSLLTRYANITNFDPREEATVRMERRNTQDVRPVTRGIRAVIEKSTITRGFLKTIGVLAVSMVIADGILTPAQSVLGAIQGLSVVKPDIDTSTIVGTTCGILVLLFLIQPLGTTKLASTFAPIVIVWLGFNGAFGIYNLVKHDYTVLKAFSPYYAIHFFAEKKTEGWRMLGGVLLCFTGVEALFADLGAFSMRAVQMSWLLWTYPCLVLAYSGQAAHLAVMPEKYTNPFFNTVPPGMLYPSLILAVLAAIVASQAIITATFQLSSQIMKLSYCPQMKVVHTSETFHGQVYVPLLNWLLMLGTILVTAVYNNTTSLGHAYGVCVIFVTFFDTLMVTLVAILVWGLPVWLIFLPALAFATLDGLYLSSALNKVPDGAWFTLLISALMAGMFLLWRFGKENQWRAEAEDRFRPSALVAKNAEGALALTPRWGGDALSPVRGFGIFFDKTGIQTPSVFTHFASKLGALPDVAVFFHLHPVEVPTVPDAERYHISRFANIPGCYRLVVRHGFMDEVVSPDLGALVYEQVRRFVVRQATAKAAANSEQETTTSWEDTEGPPELRDERLSAELAKLDRAYAHKVLYVVGKGQMHIRTGTSILRRVTLGTFLWIRDNTRAKIANLRLAMERVVEVGFVKEI; encoded by the exons ATGGAAGCTTCAACGACCAACCTCCCTCCCAACTCCCCGGCCCCCGCCACCGGCGCTGCGGCGTCCAAAATAACAatcgaggagaagctcgagagGCACAAGTCCGGATCGACTATTGACGAGTGGGAAATCCCGCGCCACCGTCCTGACGTCGGCTCCAgctccggcgtcggcgtcgccggcggcgtctaCTCGAGCCGCGACCTCAATCGTGTCCCCTCGAACCGCCGCCTCTCGCGCGCCGTCACCCGGGACTCGGctgccgatgtcgacgagaGCGGCGACGACTGGCGCCGCGACGATGGCAGGAAGAAGCAGGTCTTTAAGGGGACGACCCTGATGTG GCTCGCGTATCAGTCGATCGGTGTCATCTATGGTGATATCGGGACGAG CCCCCTCTACGTCTTCTCGTCCACCTTCACAGACCTCCCGACCAAGAACGACCTCACCCAGGTCCTCTCCCTCATCATCTGGTCTCTCACCCTCATGGTCACCATCAAATACGTCTTCATTGTGCTCCACGCGGATaacgagggcgagggcggcacgtTTTCCTGCTACTCCCTCTTGACTCGATAT GCCAACATCACCAACTTCGACCCCCGCGAAGAGGCCACCGTCCGCATGGAACGACGCAACACCCAGGACGTGCGCCCCGTCACCCGCGGCATCCGCGCCGTCATAGAGAAGAGCACCATCACGCGGGGCTTTCTCAAGACCATCGGCGTTCTGGCCGTGTCCATGgtcatcgccgacggcatcctGACCCCCGCCCAGTCCGTCCTGGGCGCCATCCAGGGCCTCTCCGTCGTCAAGCCCGACATCGACACCtccaccatcgtcggcacTACCTgcggcatcctcgtcctgctcTTCCTCATCCAGCCCCTCGGCACCACCAAGCTCGCCAGCACCTTCGcgcccatcgtcatcgtctggCTGGGCTTCAACGGTGCCTTCGGCATCTACAACCTCGTCAAGCACGACTACACCGTCCTCAAGGCCTTCAGCCCCTACTACGCCATCCACTTcttcgccgagaagaagaccGAGGGCTGGAGGatgctcggcggcgtgctGCTCTGCTTTACTGGTGTCGAGGCCCTGTTCGCCGACCTGGGTGCCTTTAGCATGCGCGCCGTGCAGATGAGCTGGCTGCTGTGGACGTACCCttgcctcgtcctcgcctaCAGCGGACAGGCCGCCCACCTCGCCGTCATGCCGGAGAAGTACACCAACCCCTTCTTCAACACGGTGCCCCCGGGGATGCTATACCCGAGCCTGATCCTGGCTGTTTTGGCTGCCATTGTCGCGTCGCAGGCTATCATTACGGCAACTTTCCAG CTCTCGAGCCAGATCATGAAGCTCTCCTACTGCCCGCAGATGAAGGTCGTCCACACCTCCGAGACCTTCCACGGCCAGGTCTACGTCCCGCTGCTCAACTGGCTCCTCATGCTCGGCACGATCCTCGTCACGGCCGTGTACAACAACACGACCAGCCTCGGCCACGCGTACGGCGTCtgcgtcatcttcgtcaccTTCTTCGACACCCTCATGGTCACCCTggtcgccatcctcgtctgGGGCCTGCCGGTCTGGCTCATCTTCCTCCCGGCCCTGGCCTTCGCCACGCTCGACGGCCTGTACCTCTCCTCCGCCCTCAACAAGGTCCCCGACGGCGCCTGGTTCACGCTGCTGATCTCGGCCCTCATGGCCGGCATGTTCCTCCTCTGGCGCTTTGGCAAGGAGAACCAGTGgcgcgccgaggccgaggaccgcTTCCGCCCGagcgccctcgtcgccaagAACGCCGAGGGCGCGCTGGCGCTCACCCCGCGCTGGGGCGGCGACGCGCTCTCACCCGTCCGCGGCTTCGGCATCTTCTTCGACAAGACGGGCATCCAGACGCCCAGTGTCTTCACCCACTTCGCGTCCAAACTCGGCGCCCTCCcggacgtcgccgtcttcttccacctgCACCCGGTCGAGGTGCCCACGGTCCCGGACGCCGAGCGTTACCACATCTCGCGCTTCGCCAACATCCCCGGGTGCTACCGCCTCGTCGTGCGCCACGGCTTcatggacgaggtcgtcagccCGGACCTGGGCGCCCTGGTGTACGAGCAGGTGCGCCGGTTCGTGGTCAGGCAGGCcacggccaaggccgccgccaacagcGAGCAGGAGACGACCACGTCCTGGGAGGACACGGAGGGGCCGCCCGAGCTGCGGGATGAGCGGTTGTCGGCGGAGCTGGCCAAGCTCGACCGGGCTTACGCGCACAAGGTCCTGTATGTGGTGGGCAAGGGACAGATGCACATCCGCACGGGGACGAGCATCCTGAGGAGGGTCACTCTGGGAACGTTCTTGTGGATCCGGGATAATACCAGGGCCAAGATTGCGAATCTGAGGCTGGCGATGGAGAGGGTTGTTGAGGTCGGGTTCGTCAAGGAGATTTGA